CTCCTACGGTCAATAACGAGAGTCAATCTGTCTTAGCCAAGGCCAGCTTCGCCAACCCTAAAGGGAAATTACGGGATGGTCAACGGGTCGAAGCCAACGTCGTTTGGCAAACTCGTCCTGGTGTTTTAGTGCCCACCACAGCCATCACCCGCTTGGGAGGTAAAGCCTTTGTCTTTATTGCCGATCAACCGCAGCAGACAGAGGGCCAAGTGCCCGCCATGGTGGCCCGTCAGCAACCCGTTGAATTAGGCAGCATCCAGGGAAATGAATATCAAGTGTTGGATGGCATCCAATCCGGTGAAACTATCGTTGTTTCCGGCCTGCAAACCGTCAGAGATGGTGCCGAGCTTCGCCTTGAGACGGACAAACCAACCGGCAAACCGCCCCAATAGGTTGCCGGTTGGTTTACACCGTGATTGATTCATTCAATATTTTCTCCAATTCATCTTTTCTCCTTGGCCGTGCCTGCTGATTCCTAGCCCCTCCCCTCGCAACCGTCCTCTCCCCCTCTTATGCTTGTCAATTTTTTCATTAAGCGGCCCGTTCTAACGACCGTTTGTGCTCTGCTCATTCTGCTGATGGGTCTGGTTTGTCTCCCCACCTTACCCATTGCCCAATATCCAGATATCAGCCCGAAACAGGTCAGTATTCAAGCCAACTTTATTGGTGCCGATGCCGCCACCGTCGAAGATGGCGTCACTAGCATTCTGGAGCGGGAGATTAACGGGGTCGAAGGTCTGCGCTACATGACCTCAAGCAGCAGCAATAGCGGTTCTAGCTCCATTACCGCTACCTTTGAAAATAATCGTGACCAAGATTTAGCTGCGGTGGATGTGCAGAATCGTGTCTCCAGCGTGGAGTCACAGCTGCCAACTGCGGTCCAACAGACCGGTGTCCGGGTAACTAAGCAGTCCAGCAGCATTCTCATGGGCTTTGGCCTCTTCAGCGAGGATGACGAGTATGACAGTATTTTCCTCAGTAACTATGCGGACCTGTATCTGACCAATGCCCTGAAGCGAGTCAATGGAGTCGGCAATGTCACTATTTTCGGGGAACGGAAATATGCCATGCGCCTATGGCTCGACCCCGAGCGGCTAGCAAAGCGCAATCTGGCCGGGCAAGATGTGGTGGATGCTCTGCAAGAACAAAATATTCAAGTGGGTGCGGGACAAATTGGTCAACCGCCTGCCCCCAAAGGTCAGCAATTCCAAATTGATATCCGTGCCGAAAGTCGACTTAATAGCATCGAAGAATTTGAAGCGTTAGTCGTGGACTCAACCGACGGTAGGCTGATCAAACTCAAAGATGTCGGTCGAGTTGAATTGGGGGCTGAAAATTACGGTTCATTCTTACGGTTTCGCGGTAAAGAAGCGGTCGGCCTGGGGATTTCCCAAATTCCTGGGAGTAACGCTCTAAGTGTTGCCCGTGGCGTCAAAGAAACTATGGCAACCTTGGCTGAAGACTTTCCCCCTGGAATGACCTATGACATTGGTTTTGACACCACAGATTATGTAGAGCAATCCCTCACCGAAGTGATCTGGACCTTAATCCAAGCCATTGGCCTAGTGGTCCTGGTGATCTTCGTCTTTTTACAAGATTGGCGCACCACCATTATTCCCGCCGTCACCATTCCCATTTCCCTGATCGGGACATTTGTGTTTGTGAAACTGTTTGGCTTTTCCATCAATAGCCTGACCCTATTTGGCCTCACCCTAGCCACCGGCATGGTGGTGGATGATGCGATTGTGGTGGTTGAAAATGTCGCTGCCAAAATTCAGAATGAAGGTATTGAACCTCGACAGGCTGCCATTGTTGCCATGGAAGAGCTAACGGGGGCAGTTATTGCCACCTCTCTCGTCCTGATGGCGGTATTTGTGCCGGTAGCCTTTTTCCCCGGTACAACAGGTGCGTTGTATCAACAGTTTGCCTTAACGATTGCGTTTGCGATCGCACTCTCTACCTTCAACGCCCTCACCCTAACTCCCACCCTATCCGGGCTACTCCTCCGTCAAAATCCCAGCATTCCCAACTGGCTAGCACCAGGATTTAACTGGTTCAATCGTCAACAGGATCGGCTGCGTCAGAGTTATAGCAACATTTTGGACTGGATGAATCGGTTTAAATATTTCATCTTGGCTATTTTTGCCGCCCTGTTAACCTTTACCGCCTGGATTTATACCACCGTCCCTTCAGCCTTTCTACCGGAAGAAGACCAAGGGTATTTCCTCACCATTGTCGGTGCCCCCGATGGCGTATCTCTGGAATACACCAGCGACGTGATGAAAAAGATCGAAGAGGTCATGCTTCCCCTGCCAGAAGTGCGGGCGACCTTTGCAGTGGGAGGATTCAGCTTTGGGGGCAATGCGTCCAATAAAGGGATTGTATTTACCACCCTCAAACCCTGGTCAGAACGACGCAGCTCCGAACAATCCGCTCCAGAAATTATTAACCGAGTCCGCGGCCAATTGTTCCAAATTCCCGAGGCGCGCATTTTAGCCATCAACCCCCCTGCCATTCGTGGACTCGGGAGCTATGGCGGCTTTACCTTTCAGCTACAAGACCGTTCAGAAAACTTGAGCCTGGATGAATTTGTCAGCAGCCTAGGTCCAGTCTTGGGAGCTGCTAACAGCAATGATGCCATCGAAGGAGCATTCACCACCTACGGGGCCAATACCCCCCAGCTCAAGGTTGAAGTCAATCGTCAGCGAGCCAAAGCCTTACAAGTCGATGTTGACGAAATTTTCAATACTCTGCAAATCTATCTAGGATCTCGGTATGTCAACGATTTCAATCTAGGTCGCCGGACCTATCGGGTCTATGTTCAAGCCGATCAGCAGTTTCGTTCCAATCCCGATGATATTGGCAAGCTATACGTACGCTCCGACACAGACCAAATGATTCCCCTGAGTAATTTAGTCACCATTACGTCGGTAACCGGTGCCCAAACCATTAATCACTACAACCAATTCCGTTCCATTGAGATTAACGGAGCCGCAAAGGCAGGCGTGAGTTCTGGACAAGCCCTGCAAGCCATGGAAGGCATCGCCGCCAACGTCCTCCCACCAGGGCTAGGCTTTGAGTGGTCCGGTATATCCCTCGAAGAAATCGAGTCCGGTGGTCAAGCAACGATTATCTTCAGTTTGGGATTGATCCTCGTCTTTCTGGTTCTCGCAGCTCAGTACGAAAGCTATGTGGACCCAGTCATCATCATGCTCTCGGTTCCTCTTGCCGTATTAGGGGCGTTGGGGGCTCAAACATTGCGAGGCTTTTCCAACGATATTTACTGCCAAATTGGTCTCGTGATGTTGATTGGTCTCGCGAGTAAAAACTCAATTCTGATCGTTGAGTTTGCCAACCAGCTACGGGACGAAGGACTTTCCATTCCAAAAGCTGCCCTGCAAGCAGCCCAACAACGGCTCCGCCCCATTTTAATGACCGCCATTTCCACCCTCAGCAGTATTTTCCCTCTCGTGGTGGCCTCCGGCGCAGGGGCTGGCAGTCGGCAATCCCTGGGAACAGCCGTCTTTGGTGGTATGTTTATTGCCACTTTCCTCAGTCTATTTGTTGTTCCTATCCTATACATCATCATTAAGGGCTTCAGCGATCGTATCTCTCCTAAATCCGCTGAGCTAGCAACAACGACAGAGATACTAGAAACAGAAGAGAGTCTAACCGTAATTCGCAAATAAAACTTAAAACTGTTAGGTCAACTCTGCAAAACAGGGGGCTCACCCTAATTTCACTTCCACCCATAGGGGTAATGTCATCAAAAAAATACTTTTTTATTTATATTTCATAACATCAGCGATTCAAGCCGCCGAGATCTACCTGACTATCATTAATTCTTTGGGGCATTCAACAGATTTCTCTCATCAAAGCCTTGAAAAATTACACAACGTATAAGCCATACAAGAAAACATTGGGAATATTCAATAGTATTCCCAATGTTTTCTTGATTTCAAGGAGAAATTATGCCGCAACGTTATAGAGAGGAAGTTGAAGCATTAGCTAAAGCACTATTAAATAGCCATGAAAAAGATGGCCTTATCTATAGTGGGATTGCAACGCTACTCATGGTTGCCTTAACGATTTATTGGGTGGATGGACTAATTAGACTCAGATTGATTGGTGGATAGGGTTTGAGAGTGCAAGACGATCCATGAACAAGCCCTAAAAGATCTCTCTTGTAGGGCTTCTATAAACTTATTTAGATCAATTTATATACCAGAAATACAGGTCAGTAAAAATCATTATCTACACCTTATCAAGTATGATCAATCTACTATTTTTAAGCTCAGTTTGACAGCAATACTTTCAGCATTTTTTTCTAGCAGCAGAATGAATAGAACCATAACAATCCTCCCATTAGTTCTTTGATATAGCAATCTGAAATCAATCGTGAGATGTAGAGAGGCTGAAATCTTTACCAGTATCCATTTAGGTTGAATATAATTCTCACAACTCACGTCAGATCGCTATAGGTCCTTGATCATAGGTTTATCACTCTATTCCCAAAATATTGCGTAAGGCTGGTAGTTGATGAGCTTGTAGAAACTGAAAATTAGAATAATTCAAGCTCTTAAACGGGACTTGCCGCCCATGTTCCACTCCTACACTAAATTCTTCTAGCTCCCTTTGACTTAAACAATAAGGACTAGGGTAAAGAAACCGAGCAACAAATTGAAATAGCACGAGATGAAACCCATGGGTATTTGGATCATTGCCCATTGCGAATCCCAGAACATAGGCCTCTCCAAAGGAGTCAAACCCTTTTTTCAACCTTAACGAGGGACAAGGTCGCCGTAGGCTATACGTGGCAGAAGCTTGAGAAAATAGTAGGGCAAAAAAATAGGGAGTACGATTGTACTCCCATCTCAAAAAATGTTCCCTGCATCATACCAAACTACTCTCCGTGCTCAGTCATGTGGATTGTCAACCGGAATGTCAAAATATTCTTTTTAATTCCAACAAAAACTAAACCCAAACTCTAAATAATGACAAAGATGGGTAAATTTGATTGGAATACCTATTCTGTTCAACTTAGATATCTAGCCTTGCAATCTATGACCTCCAATAGTCTAATTTGGAAGAAAAGTTTATTGAAATGACTTCCTCGACATTCAGTCATTCGTAAGTCATAGTCGTAACTACGCTACATATTCCTCATTCGTTATAGAAAAAGGTCTGTGCCCTATACATC
The Acaryochloris marina S15 genome window above contains:
- a CDS encoding efflux RND transporter permease subunit translates to MLVNFFIKRPVLTTVCALLILLMGLVCLPTLPIAQYPDISPKQVSIQANFIGADAATVEDGVTSILEREINGVEGLRYMTSSSSNSGSSSITATFENNRDQDLAAVDVQNRVSSVESQLPTAVQQTGVRVTKQSSSILMGFGLFSEDDEYDSIFLSNYADLYLTNALKRVNGVGNVTIFGERKYAMRLWLDPERLAKRNLAGQDVVDALQEQNIQVGAGQIGQPPAPKGQQFQIDIRAESRLNSIEEFEALVVDSTDGRLIKLKDVGRVELGAENYGSFLRFRGKEAVGLGISQIPGSNALSVARGVKETMATLAEDFPPGMTYDIGFDTTDYVEQSLTEVIWTLIQAIGLVVLVIFVFLQDWRTTIIPAVTIPISLIGTFVFVKLFGFSINSLTLFGLTLATGMVVDDAIVVVENVAAKIQNEGIEPRQAAIVAMEELTGAVIATSLVLMAVFVPVAFFPGTTGALYQQFALTIAFAIALSTFNALTLTPTLSGLLLRQNPSIPNWLAPGFNWFNRQQDRLRQSYSNILDWMNRFKYFILAIFAALLTFTAWIYTTVPSAFLPEEDQGYFLTIVGAPDGVSLEYTSDVMKKIEEVMLPLPEVRATFAVGGFSFGGNASNKGIVFTTLKPWSERRSSEQSAPEIINRVRGQLFQIPEARILAINPPAIRGLGSYGGFTFQLQDRSENLSLDEFVSSLGPVLGAANSNDAIEGAFTTYGANTPQLKVEVNRQRAKALQVDVDEIFNTLQIYLGSRYVNDFNLGRRTYRVYVQADQQFRSNPDDIGKLYVRSDTDQMIPLSNLVTITSVTGAQTINHYNQFRSIEINGAAKAGVSSGQALQAMEGIAANVLPPGLGFEWSGISLEEIESGGQATIIFSLGLILVFLVLAAQYESYVDPVIIMLSVPLAVLGALGAQTLRGFSNDIYCQIGLVMLIGLASKNSILIVEFANQLRDEGLSIPKAALQAAQQRLRPILMTAISTLSSIFPLVVASGAGAGSRQSLGTAVFGGMFIATFLSLFVVPILYIIIKGFSDRISPKSAELATTTEILETEESLTVIRK